In the genome of Oncorhynchus clarkii lewisi isolate Uvic-CL-2024 chromosome 4, UVic_Ocla_1.0, whole genome shotgun sequence, one region contains:
- the LOC139407844 gene encoding leucine-rich repeat and fibronectin type-III domain-containing protein 5, with product METLLVYLMVLGMAVKAHKVQVCPKRCVCQMLNPNLATLCDKKGLLFVPPDIDRHTVEMRLGDNFVTGIKRRDFANMTKLQDMTLSRNTIGSISPHAFKDLENLRALHLDSNRLTRLTNDTFSGMSKLQHLILNNNQLIHIHIGAFNDLTALEELDLSYNNLESAPWVAIQRMTSLHTLGLDHNMLSYIPEGTFSGLQKLKRLDVTSNKLQKLPPDPVFQRAGVLATSGSLGPTSFALSFGGNPLRCNCELLWLRRLRREDDLETCAAPQHLAGRYFWTVSEEEFLCEPPLITRHSQELRALEGQSVALRCKARGDPDPIIHWIAPDGRLMSNSSRAAVHSDGTLDILISTVKDSGSFICVASNPAGESQQTVDLVIAKLPHITNSTVEKEQDPGSSDIATVTRMGGGGEGGGVVPLGNTKTSQEKKVVIAEATSTSALVRFSFQRSIPGIRMFQIQYNGTYDDSLVYRMIPPSSKSILVNNLAAGTQYDLCVLAIYDDLVTSLTATRVVGCIRFTTDPQYLRCHFMQSQFLGGTIVVIIGGIIVASVLSFIVFLIVRYRVCNQGDEDKALEMGEIRSLSSDGQLQGCGVPKSMSKSLSKQILCLEKPEKVDKEYLRVGLPPPELFKQQRPPVLTTTTSSKPSIPDCQTDVELENTNRNNSAEAKMVVSAVSTKWTKVARGPSPPGGSSHHYMTVPAGGVRVNRRHSLNMDSYKECCYFSLVQQQQPKPGRGLRSKRSLSMSGELPQLESAMANIRRSRDKLYGSEWLLESTL from the exons ATGGAGACCCTGTTAGTTTACCTGATGGTACTTGGCATGGCTGTAAAAGCCCACAAGGTCCAGGTGTGCCCAAAACGCTGTGTCTGCCAGATGCTTAACCCCAACCTAGCAACCCTCTGCGACAAGAAGGGCCTCCTCTTCGTCCCGCCCGACATCGACCGTCACACCGTGGAGATGCGTCTGGGCGACAACTTCGTTACGGGCATTAAACGACGGGACTTCGCCAACATGACCAAACTGCAAGACATGACGTTGTCTCGGAACACCATTGGCTCCATCTCGCCTCACGCCTTTAAAGATCTGGAGAACCTCAGAGCCTTGCATCTGGACAGCAACCGTCTGACGAGGCTCACCAACGACACCTTCAGTGGGATGTCCAAGCTCCAACATCTCATTCTCAACAACAATCAACTGATTCATATCCACATCGGGGCCTTCAATGATCTCACAGCTCTAGAGGAGTTAGATCTGTCCTACAACAACTTAGAAAGCGCCCCCTGGGTGGCCATCCAGAGAATGACCAGCCTCCACACCCTGGGCTTGGACCACAACATGCTTAGCTACATTCCTGAGGGAACCTTCTCTGGCCTGCAGAAGCTCAAACGCCTTGACGTCACATCCAACAAGCTCCAGAAGCTTCCGCCAGACCCAGTGTTCCAACGGGCCGGCGTCTTGGCCACATCAGGGAGCTTGGGTCCGACGTCATTTGCGTTGAGTTTTGGGGGGAACCCACTGAGGTGTAACTGTGAGCTGCTGTGGctgaggaggctgaggagggaggATGATCTGGAGACATGTGCGGCTCCGCAGCACCTGGCTGGGCGATACTTCTGGACCGTGTCTGAagaagagttcctctgtgagCCCCCTCTTATCACCAGACACTCCCAG GAGCTGCGAGCGTTGGAGGGTCAGAGTGTAGCTCTGCGCTGTAAGGCCAGGGGCGACCCAGACCCCATCATCCACTGGATCGCCCCAGACGGCCGGCTCATGTCCAACTCCTCCCGGGCTGCGGTGCACAGTGATGGGACCCTGGACATTCTTATCAGCACTGTGAAGGACTCAG GCTCCTTCATCTGTGTTGCCTCCAACCCGGCCGGGGAGTCCCAACAAACTGTTGACCTGGTGATCGCCAAACTCCCACACATCACCAACAGTACTGTGGAGAAGGAACAGGACCCAGGTTCTTCTGATATCGCCACGGTAACGAGGATGGGTGGTGGTGGGGAAGGCGGAGGAGTGGTTCCACTGGGAAACACAAAGACGAGCCAGGAGAAGAAGGTGGTGATTGCTGAGGCCACGTCTACCTCGGCCCTGGTCAGGTTCAGCTTCCAAAGAAGTATACCGGGCATCCGAATGTTCCAGATCCAATACAACGGAACCTACGATGACTCTCTGGTTTACAG aATGATCCCTCCGAGCAGTAAGAGTATCCTGGTGAACAACCTGGCTGCCGGTACACAGTACGACCTGTGTGTGCTGGCCATCTACGACGACCTGGTGACCTCCCTGACCGCCACGCGTGTGGTGGGGTGCATCCGCTTCACCACCGATCCCCAGTACCTCCGCTGCCACTTCATGCAGTCCCAGTTCCTGGGAGGGACCATCGTGGTCATCATCGGAGGGATCATCGTGGCGTCCGTCTTATCCTTCATCGTCTTCCTCATAGTGAGGTACCGAGTCTGTAACCAAGGCGATGAGGATAAG GCTTTGGAAATGGGTGAGATCCGGTCTCTGAGCAGTGATGGTCAGCTCCAGGGCTGCGGCGTCCCCAAGTCCATGTCCAAGTCTCTGTCCAAGCAGATTCTCTGTCTGGAGAAACCAGAGAAGGTGGATAAGGAGTATCTGAGGGTGGGCCTTCCTCCCCCTGAGCTGTTCAAGCAGCAGCGACCCCCAGTCCTGACCACCACCACATCCAGCAAGCCATCCATTCCTGACTGCCAGACAGATGTGGAGTTAGAGAACACAAACCGGAATAACTCAGCGGAAGCTAAAATGGTTGTTTCCGCCGTTTCCACAAAATGGACAAAGGTCGCTAGAGGGCCAAGCCCCCCTGGAGGGTCCTCCCACCATTACATGACAGTGCCAGCAGGGGGCGTGAGGGTGAACCGGCGGCACTCTCTGAACATGGACTCGTACAAGGAGTGCTGCTACTTCAGCCTggtacagcagcagcagccaaaGCCTGGTAGGGGTTTGCGCTCCAAACGCAGTCTGTCCATGAGTGGAGAACTGCCCCAGTTGGAAAGTGCAATGGCAAACATACGCAGAAGCAGAGACAAGCTGTATGGGTCCGAGTGGCTTCTCGAAAGCACTCTATGA